The Glycine soja cultivar W05 chromosome 8, ASM419377v2, whole genome shotgun sequence genome has a window encoding:
- the LOC114422047 gene encoding aspartic proteinase NANA, chloroplast-like: MGRRMMQWNTITKASILITITLHLILPVAVNSMRLELVHRHHERFSGGGGDVDQVEAVKGFVNRDGLRRQRMNQRWGVSNYDRRRKGLETTTTTEVEMPMRAGRDDALGEYFTEVKVGSPGQRFWLAADTGSEFTWFNCVMRNATTTATTKKTRKNKTKKKHHHHSKRNRTRTTRRTKKKKAKSNPCKGVFCPHRSKSFQAVTCASQKCKIDLSQLFSLSLCPKPSDPCLYDISYADGSSAKGFFGTDTITVDLKNGKEGKLNNLTIGCTKSMENGVNFNEDTGGILGLGFAKDSFIDKAAYEYGAKFSYCLVDHLSHRNVSSYLTIGGHHNAKLLGEIKRTELILFPPFYGVNVVGISIGGQMLKIPPQVWDFNSQGGTLIDSGTTLTALLVPAYEPVFEALIKSLTKVKRVTGEDFGALDFCFDAEGFDDSVVPRLVFHFAGGARFEPPVKSYIIDVAPLVKCIGIVPIDGIGGASVIGNIMQQNHLWEFDLSTNTIGFAPSICT, from the exons ATGGGGAGGAGGATGATGCAATGGAACACCATCACCAAAGCTTCAATTCTCATCACCATCACCCTCCACTTGATTCTCCCCGTGGCCGTTAACAGCATGAGGCTCGAACTGGTGCACAGGCACCACGAGCGCTTCTCCGGCGGCGGCGGTGACGTGGATCAGGTCGAAGCGGTGAAGGGTTTCGTAAACAGGGACGGCCTGCGGCGGCAGAGGATGAATCAGAGGTGGGGTGTTAGTAATTACGACAGAAGAAGAAAAGGCTTGGAAACAACGACGACGACGGAGGTGGAAATGCCGATGCGCGCGGGGCGCGACGATGCCCTCGGCGAGTACTTCACCGAGGTCAAGGTCGGGAGCCCCGGGCAACGGTTCTGGCTCGCCGCGGACACCGGCAGCGAGTTCACGTGGTTCAACTGCGTAATGCGGAATGCTACAACAACGGCAACAACCAAGAAGACCAGgaagaacaaaaccaaaaagaaacatCATCATCACAGCAAGAGGAACAGGACGAGGACGACGAGgagaacaaagaagaagaaggccaAGAGTAATCCCTGCAAGGGGGTGTTCTGTCCGCATAGGTCTAAGTCCTTTCAAGCTGTCACGTGTGCGTCGCAGAAGTGCAAGATTGATCTCAGTCAGCTTTTCTCGCTCAGTCTTTGTCCCAAGCCTTCTGATCCTTGCTTGTATGACATCAG CTATGCTGATGGATCATCTGCAAAGGGATTCTTTGGCACTGACACTATCACAGTAGACCTCAAAAATGGAAAGGAAGGAAAATTGAATAATCTCACAATTGGGTgcacaaaatccatggaaaaTGGGGTAAACTTCAATGAAGACACTGGAGGTATATTGGGGCTAGGCTTTGCCAAGGACTCATTCATTGATAAAGCAGCTTATGAATATGGTGCCAAGTTCTCCTATTGTTTAGTTGACCATTTAAGCCACAGAAACGTTTCAAGTTATCTAACCATTGGTGGCCACCACAATGCCAAATTGTTGGGTGAAATCAAAAGAACAGAACTCATTTTGTTCCCTCCATTCTATGGTGTGAATGTGGTAGGCATCTCAATTGGGGGCCAAATGCTGAAAATCCCACCTCAGGTTTGGGATTTCAATTCTCAAGGAGGCACCTTAATTGACTCAGGCACAACCTTGACTGCACTACTTGTTCCAGCCTATGAGCCTGTTTTTGAGGCCTTGATCAAGTCTTTAACAAAAGTCAAGAGGGTCACTGGTGAAGACTTTGGAGCATTGGATTTTTGCTTTGATGCTGAGGGGTTTGATGATAGTGTAGTGCCAAGATTAGTGTTCCATTTTGCAGGGGGAGCAAGGTTTGAGCCACCAGTGAAGAGCTACATCATTGATGTGGCACCCCTAGTGAAGTGCATTGGAATTGTTCCAATAGATGGGATTGGTGGTGCATCTGTCATAGGCAATATTATGCAACAAAATCATCTGTGGGAGTTTGACTTGTCAACAAACACTATAGGGTTTGCCCCTTCTATCTGcacttaa